A genomic stretch from Bosea sp. F3-2 includes:
- the ampH gene encoding D-alanyl-D-alanine-carboxypeptidase/endopeptidase AmpH — MPTHKAARFALCFLLAIVTAVGWQRAAAEDLALREAASMAGVGMFLNARAPGLILAVVRGEDSFIAGYGETAPDSGKEPDGRSIVRIGSVSKVFATDVLAAMTAAGRVALDAPLARYAPPGKTPLAFEDRPVTLLDLATHSAGLPREMADPATPPGEKNPFAAYRASYYWDWLATHRPAYRAGTTAMYSNFGFGLLGEALGRAGGKPFAQLVQEHLTTPLGMGDTVLRLSEVQKPRLMTGLDPFGKPDPNWEASEVMQASAGIYTTADDMVRWMRWHLADDAAGRPARTLAHALWRPHDGLSRLVGVEATDSEGMGLGWIISRSKDRVPLLLGKSGGLGGFMSYVVLSPNRRLGIFVVASKVDFAMFEGLRTAVRDLAAELAPAGP, encoded by the coding sequence ATGCCGACGCATAAGGCAGCACGGTTCGCTCTCTGCTTCCTGCTCGCGATCGTGACGGCTGTGGGCTGGCAGCGGGCAGCCGCCGAAGATCTTGCTCTGCGTGAGGCGGCGTCGATGGCCGGCGTCGGCATGTTCCTCAACGCACGCGCTCCCGGCCTGATCCTCGCCGTCGTCCGTGGTGAGGACAGCTTCATCGCCGGCTATGGCGAGACCGCGCCGGACAGCGGCAAGGAGCCGGATGGCCGTTCGATCGTCCGCATCGGCTCGGTCTCGAAGGTCTTCGCGACCGATGTGCTCGCAGCAATGACGGCCGCCGGACGGGTTGCCCTCGATGCGCCGCTCGCCCGTTATGCCCCGCCCGGCAAGACGCCGCTGGCTTTCGAAGACAGGCCGGTCACCCTGCTCGACCTCGCGACGCATTCAGCCGGGCTGCCACGCGAGATGGCCGACCCGGCGACGCCGCCTGGCGAGAAGAACCCGTTCGCTGCCTACAGGGCCTCCTACTACTGGGACTGGCTCGCCACGCATCGCCCTGCCTATCGAGCGGGCACCACCGCGATGTACTCGAACTTCGGCTTCGGCCTGCTCGGCGAGGCGCTCGGCAGGGCTGGCGGCAAGCCCTTCGCCCAGCTGGTGCAGGAGCATCTGACCACGCCGCTCGGCATGGGCGACACCGTGCTGCGCCTTTCCGAGGTGCAGAAGCCCCGGCTGATGACCGGGCTCGACCCGTTCGGAAAGCCCGACCCGAACTGGGAGGCGAGCGAGGTGATGCAGGCCAGCGCCGGCATCTACACCACCGCCGACGACATGGTGAGGTGGATGCGCTGGCACCTTGCGGACGATGCGGCCGGGCGGCCGGCGCGGACACTCGCACATGCGCTCTGGCGACCGCATGACGGGCTCTCCCGCCTGGTCGGCGTCGAGGCGACGGACTCTGAGGGGATGGGGCTGGGCTGGATCATCAGCCGGTCAAAGGACCGGGTGCCTCTCCTGCTCGGCAAGAGCGGCGGTCTCGGCGGCTTCATGAGCTATGTCGTGCTCTCGCCCAATCGCAGGCTCGGCATCTTCGTCGTCGCGAGCAAGGTCGACTTCGCCATGTTCGAAGGGCTGCGGACCGCCGTCCGCGACCTTGCGGCGGAACTGGCTCCGGCCGGCCCATGA
- a CDS encoding LytTR family transcriptional regulator DNA-binding domain-containing protein, producing MVEYPAPAADAVYEVYPSAACGDGNTPSWPYHMAKWLFQEPIDVAITAALAEIGERAGADRAWMFEYDAELLRFRNTHEWSRQGVRSFVEDLQNTPVTMIAWLHQFLVKGQAVMINRVADLPRPARALQVEMLRQNDKSVLSVPVFHEGRLRACIGFDATIAIRRWPSADIKALFQCADLIALARYGFLRGGRSLADASRAFAPLIYLRRPGQIIGVEPQAILGVRSARDYVNVWLQDGSAVLDLRPLALWTGMLPSASFLRVHRTAIVNLQHVSGLDRRAGDRWIIGLNRLAEGWPVSRQYRQELRKRLGV from the coding sequence ATGGTCGAGTATCCGGCGCCCGCGGCCGATGCCGTCTACGAGGTCTATCCATCCGCGGCATGCGGCGACGGGAACACACCGAGCTGGCCTTACCATATGGCCAAGTGGTTGTTTCAGGAGCCCATCGACGTTGCGATCACCGCCGCGCTGGCTGAAATCGGCGAACGCGCCGGAGCGGATCGGGCCTGGATGTTCGAGTACGACGCCGAGCTGCTCCGTTTCCGGAACACGCATGAGTGGAGCCGGCAAGGCGTCCGGTCCTTCGTCGAGGATCTGCAGAACACGCCGGTGACGATGATCGCCTGGCTCCACCAGTTTCTGGTGAAGGGCCAGGCGGTGATGATCAACCGCGTCGCCGACCTGCCACGCCCGGCACGCGCGCTCCAGGTCGAGATGCTCAGGCAGAATGACAAGAGCGTGCTCAGCGTTCCGGTCTTTCATGAGGGGCGCTTGCGCGCCTGCATCGGTTTCGATGCAACCATCGCGATCCGGCGCTGGCCATCCGCCGACATCAAGGCGCTGTTCCAGTGCGCCGATCTGATCGCGCTGGCGCGCTATGGCTTCCTTCGGGGCGGGCGATCTCTCGCCGATGCCTCGAGGGCCTTCGCCCCGCTGATCTATCTGCGCCGGCCGGGGCAAATCATCGGGGTCGAGCCGCAAGCCATCCTCGGCGTCCGGTCCGCGCGCGACTATGTGAATGTATGGCTGCAGGATGGTTCGGCCGTGCTGGATCTGCGCCCCCTCGCGCTCTGGACGGGAATGCTGCCCTCGGCGTCCTTCCTGCGCGTCCACCGCACGGCGATCGTCAACTTGCAGCATGTCAGCGGCCTCGACCGACGCGCAGGCGATCGCTGGATCATCGGGCTCAACCGTCTGGCCGAGGGCTGGCCGGTCTCGCGACAATACCGGCAGGAGTTGCGGAAACGCCTCGGCGTCTGA
- a CDS encoding aromatic amino acid ammonia-lyase, with translation MSQVDITGFDLTIEQLVRIAREQAPVSIAPAAAQRMEAARAVVDAAVARGDRVYGVTTSVGAKTGVPLAPDRIGEFNRRLLLTHNVAHGPLAPCEAVRAMMAVLLNSMASGRLGVRPLLAERLASALNEDRAIAVHIWGSMGQSDMAPITDLALALYSDIELQAGEALALLNSSALALGTAALAMADLRHSLDLWSLIAALSMEGFAANPSIVSEAALQSRPFAGLNRHGVRIRGYLAGSYLFAKGGPRHLQDPLSFRSLPLLHGTAADSLEFAYGQVEAELRASQNNPIVSIEEQALISVANFDTVSLSMALDVARLGFAPVVTSSAERVAKLVDSFWSGLTVGLIEEDGVGLPGFNGLAQFHKAITSEARLATAPVVHELASSSHSNGNLDRAGMAGLAARKTAEVASLCRSIATIELLVAAQAVDVRKAAPLGAMTGRLHALVREATPFAAAGDRVPYVDPLLRLIGQRDAEIRSMLMVG, from the coding sequence ATGAGCCAAGTTGATATCACCGGTTTCGATCTCACGATCGAGCAGCTCGTCCGCATCGCCCGCGAGCAAGCTCCGGTCTCGATTGCGCCGGCTGCGGCCCAGCGAATGGAAGCCGCGCGCGCGGTGGTCGACGCGGCCGTGGCCCGCGGCGACCGAGTCTATGGCGTCACCACCAGCGTCGGCGCCAAGACCGGCGTGCCGCTCGCGCCCGATCGCATCGGCGAGTTCAATCGCCGCCTCCTGCTCACCCATAACGTCGCACATGGGCCTCTCGCGCCATGCGAAGCCGTCCGGGCGATGATGGCGGTGCTGCTCAATTCGATGGCGAGTGGGCGGCTCGGCGTGCGGCCCCTGCTCGCCGAACGGCTCGCCTCTGCCCTGAACGAGGACCGCGCGATCGCGGTCCATATCTGGGGCTCGATGGGCCAGAGCGACATGGCGCCGATCACCGATCTGGCGCTGGCGCTCTATTCCGATATCGAACTGCAGGCCGGCGAAGCCCTGGCGCTGCTGAATTCCAGCGCGCTTGCCCTGGGGACCGCGGCACTGGCCATGGCCGATCTGCGCCACAGCCTCGATCTCTGGAGCCTGATAGCAGCCCTCAGCATGGAGGGCTTCGCCGCCAACCCGTCGATCGTCTCTGAAGCCGCGCTGCAATCGCGTCCCTTCGCCGGGCTCAACCGGCATGGCGTGCGAATCCGCGGCTACCTCGCCGGCAGTTATCTCTTCGCCAAGGGCGGGCCGCGCCACCTGCAGGATCCGCTCAGCTTCCGCTCGCTGCCGCTGCTCCACGGCACGGCGGCCGACAGCCTGGAGTTCGCCTACGGCCAGGTCGAAGCCGAGCTGCGGGCGAGCCAGAACAACCCGATCGTCTCGATCGAGGAGCAGGCGCTGATCTCCGTCGCCAATTTCGACACGGTCTCGCTGTCGATGGCGCTCGACGTCGCGCGGCTGGGTTTCGCCCCGGTCGTAACCAGCTCGGCGGAGCGCGTTGCCAAGCTGGTCGATTCCTTCTGGTCGGGCCTCACCGTCGGGCTGATCGAGGAGGATGGCGTCGGCCTGCCCGGCTTTAACGGCTTGGCCCAGTTCCACAAGGCGATCACGTCCGAGGCCCGGCTCGCCACCGCGCCGGTCGTGCACGAGCTCGCCAGTTCGAGCCACTCGAATGGCAATCTCGACCGGGCCGGCATGGCGGGGCTGGCGGCCCGCAAGACGGCCGAAGTCGCGAGCCTGTGTCGCTCGATCGCAACGATCGAATTGCTCGTCGCGGCTCAGGCCGTCGATGTCCGGAAGGCCGCCCCGCTTGGCGCCATGACGGGCAGGCTGCATGCGTTGGTTCGCGAGGCGACTCCCTTTGCCGCGGCGGGCGACCGGGTGCCCTATGTCGATCCCCTGCTGCGACTGATCGGGCAACGCGACGCCGAGATCCGCAGCATGCTCATGGTTGGTTGA
- a CDS encoding fumarate hydratase, translating into MAITYDLVKEVTADLYDWSLRRIPESSKAEFRKALVTETEPQARQTLAFMLDSAERAEQTGKFLCSDAGVPSYTIKIGSGVRMQGDIRQAIVDGFADLVRTIQPPILRFVTNPLTNERSYHGKDMPLISCELIGDVDYLDITCAPKALGGGRWAAVETLVSPSLEEIERCVLELVLRAGGQHCPPVVVGVGIGGTFDHAAKLSKDATLRPFGEHNPEPMIAAMEERLTRAVNQMGFGPMGVGGSTTTFGVHVEYASGHGFTPVAVSFNCWINRRTRARIYNSGVVERVE; encoded by the coding sequence ATGGCAATCACCTACGATCTGGTCAAGGAAGTCACCGCCGATCTCTATGATTGGTCGCTGCGCCGGATTCCGGAATCCTCGAAGGCAGAATTCCGCAAGGCGCTCGTCACGGAAACCGAGCCACAGGCACGGCAGACGCTGGCTTTCATGCTCGACAGTGCCGAGCGCGCCGAACAGACCGGCAAGTTCCTGTGCTCGGATGCCGGCGTGCCGAGCTACACGATCAAGATCGGCTCCGGCGTGCGCATGCAAGGCGACATCCGCCAGGCCATCGTCGATGGCTTCGCCGATCTCGTCCGCACCATTCAGCCGCCGATCCTGCGCTTCGTCACCAATCCGCTGACGAACGAGCGCAGCTATCACGGCAAGGACATGCCGCTCATCTCCTGCGAGCTGATCGGTGATGTCGACTACCTCGACATCACCTGCGCGCCGAAGGCGCTCGGCGGCGGGCGCTGGGCGGCGGTCGAGACGCTGGTCAGCCCGAGCCTCGAGGAGATCGAGCGCTGCGTCCTTGAGCTCGTCCTCCGCGCAGGTGGCCAGCACTGCCCGCCGGTGGTCGTCGGCGTCGGCATCGGCGGCACCTTCGACCATGCCGCGAAGCTCTCCAAGGATGCGACGCTGCGCCCGTTCGGCGAGCACAATCCCGAACCGATGATCGCGGCGATGGAGGAGCGTCTGACCCGCGCGGTCAACCAGATGGGTTTCGGCCCGATGGGAGTCGGCGGCTCGACGACGACCTTCGGCGTCCATGTCGAATACGCCTCGGGCCACGGCTTCACGCCCGTCGCCGTCTCGTTCAACTGCTGGATCAACCGGCGCACCCGCGCTCGGATCTACAATTCCGGTGTCGTGGAGCGGGTCGAGTGA
- a CDS encoding fumarate hydratase C-terminal domain-containing protein, with translation MSASLPRLSLPLSPEAARALKLGDVVLLDGDAVATVGMPTQKRMVAELEASRELPLPLRGGSFFHMGVSYEEGDAGPGPLHYVNPTTSSRFDHLMPTLIRTLQLTATGGKGGLGRESVEAMREAGCVYFSFVGGASALLSQGVQSVADCAWTDLIMQFRLNRIRLDGFGPVIVAIDAHGNSIYERLMTSARERMPEILQSLRTAPDETERPR, from the coding sequence ATGAGCGCGTCCCTGCCCCGCCTTTCCCTGCCGTTGTCGCCGGAGGCCGCACGGGCGTTGAAGCTCGGCGATGTCGTGCTGCTCGACGGCGACGCCGTCGCGACCGTCGGCATGCCGACGCAGAAGCGCATGGTGGCGGAGCTTGAAGCCAGCCGCGAGCTGCCATTGCCGCTGCGCGGCGGCTCGTTCTTCCATATGGGCGTCAGCTACGAGGAGGGCGACGCCGGCCCCGGTCCGCTCCACTACGTCAATCCGACGACGTCGAGCCGCTTCGATCATCTGATGCCTACGTTGATCCGGACGCTGCAGCTCACCGCGACCGGCGGCAAGGGCGGGCTCGGGCGGGAGAGCGTGGAAGCGATGCGGGAGGCGGGCTGCGTCTATTTCTCCTTCGTCGGTGGCGCTTCCGCCTTACTCAGCCAGGGCGTTCAGTCCGTGGCGGATTGCGCCTGGACCGACCTCATCATGCAGTTCCGGCTGAACCGCATCCGGCTCGACGGTTTCGGCCCGGTCATCGTCGCGATCGATGCTCATGGCAATTCGATCTACGAGCGCCTGATGACTTCGGCTCGCGAGCGCATGCCCGAAATTTTGCAGTCGCTTCGCACCGCTCCGGACGAAACAGAGAGACCACGATGA
- a CDS encoding NAD(P)H-quinone oxidoreductase, translating to MKVIEITRPGGPEVLAFGERPRPELGPADVLIRVRAAGVNRPDIQQRRGLYPPPPGATDLPGLDVSGVVEAVGTEVAWPKVGDSVCALANGGGYAEFCAVPASQCLPLPGGFSFAEAASLPEVFFTAWNNVIWLGRLAQGETLLVQGGTSGVGMAAIQIARQLRGARVIATAGSPEKRAVSLEIGADHAIDYRADWVAEIEAAIGKEKVDVVLDAQAGPYTEKQLGLLAPDGRVVLIASHLGQTAEVNVRNIVRRRLTLTGSTLRPRDAAYKGRIAAELVEQVWPLLASGAIRSHICATFNWGDVRDAHALMDAGEQIGKVVLTMPA from the coding sequence ATGAAAGTGATCGAAATCACCCGGCCGGGCGGCCCCGAGGTTCTGGCCTTCGGCGAGCGTCCGCGGCCTGAGCTCGGCCCGGCCGATGTGCTGATCCGGGTTCGTGCCGCCGGAGTGAACCGCCCGGACATCCAGCAGCGGCGCGGGCTCTATCCGCCGCCGCCCGGCGCGACCGATCTGCCGGGTCTCGACGTGTCCGGCGTGGTCGAGGCGGTCGGGACCGAGGTTGCCTGGCCCAAGGTCGGCGACAGCGTTTGCGCGCTCGCCAATGGCGGTGGTTATGCCGAATTCTGCGCGGTTCCGGCCTCGCAATGCCTGCCCTTGCCGGGCGGCTTCTCCTTCGCAGAAGCGGCGTCGCTGCCGGAGGTCTTTTTCACCGCCTGGAACAACGTCATCTGGCTCGGCCGGCTGGCACAGGGCGAGACCCTGCTGGTCCAGGGCGGGACGAGCGGCGTCGGCATGGCGGCGATCCAGATCGCCAGGCAATTGCGCGGCGCGCGCGTGATCGCGACCGCCGGCTCGCCCGAGAAGCGAGCGGTCAGCCTGGAGATCGGCGCCGACCACGCGATCGACTACCGCGCCGACTGGGTCGCCGAGATCGAGGCTGCGATCGGGAAGGAGAAGGTTGACGTGGTGCTCGATGCGCAGGCCGGCCCCTATACGGAAAAGCAGCTCGGGCTGCTCGCCCCCGATGGCCGGGTCGTGCTGATCGCCAGCCATCTCGGCCAGACGGCCGAGGTGAATGTCCGCAACATCGTGCGCCGCAGGTTGACCCTGACCGGCTCGACGCTCAGGCCGCGCGACGCCGCCTATAAGGGCCGGATCGCGGCCGAGCTGGTGGAGCAGGTCTGGCCGCTGCTCGCCAGCGGCGCGATCCGCAGCCATATCTGCGCGACCTTCAACTGGGGCGATGTCCGCGATGCCCACGCGCTGATGGATGCGGGTGAGCAGATCGGCAAGGTAGTCCTGACCATGCCGGCCTGA
- a CDS encoding DNA-binding transcriptional regulator: MFSFAPVQSVLKALRLLTEVNRCSAATVGELHRRTGLPKPTIVRLLETLIEAGYVTRDERMRGYLVTSQVAHLSSGFHGAPMVIEAARPWATALTRQIKWPCAVCLLDYDAVIVRFSTIPDSPISPFHATLGYRLSLGGRALGRAYLAFCPDEERAVLLAAMRASSDPENSSLTDEDIERLIAQARWRGYTERDAAAEPRNSATVAVPLRLGERVLATFGVTFFRSAVANPDDKARIIHPLKKAAASIEAQLEALSQSMGVAFQGEK; the protein is encoded by the coding sequence GTGTTCTCGTTCGCGCCCGTTCAATCCGTCCTCAAGGCCCTCAGGCTGCTGACCGAGGTCAATCGCTGCAGCGCGGCCACTGTCGGCGAATTGCATCGCCGCACCGGCCTGCCGAAGCCGACCATCGTGCGCCTGCTCGAAACCCTGATCGAAGCCGGCTATGTGACTCGCGACGAGCGCATGCGCGGCTATCTCGTCACCTCGCAGGTGGCGCATCTGAGCTCGGGCTTCCACGGCGCCCCGATGGTGATCGAGGCGGCGCGGCCCTGGGCGACGGCGCTGACCCGCCAGATCAAATGGCCCTGCGCCGTCTGCCTGCTCGACTACGATGCCGTCATCGTGCGCTTCAGCACGATCCCGGACAGCCCGATCTCGCCCTTCCATGCGACGCTCGGCTATCGCCTGAGCCTCGGCGGCCGGGCACTCGGGCGGGCCTATCTCGCCTTCTGCCCCGATGAGGAGCGCGCGGTGCTGCTCGCGGCGATGCGCGCCTCCTCCGATCCCGAGAACAGCAGCCTCACGGACGAGGATATCGAGCGACTGATCGCGCAGGCCCGCTGGCGTGGCTATACCGAGCGGGACGCTGCCGCCGAGCCGCGCAACTCGGCGACGGTCGCGGTGCCGCTCAGGCTCGGCGAGCGGGTACTCGCGACCTTCGGCGTCACCTTCTTCCGGTCGGCGGTAGCGAACCCTGACGACAAGGCGCGGATCATCCATCCGCTGAAGAAAGCAGCGGCCAGCATCGAGGCGCAGCTCGAGGCGCTGTCGCAATCGATGGGCGTCGCGTTTCAAGGAGAGAAATAG
- a CDS encoding tripartite tricarboxylate transporter substrate binding protein: MGHQLSRRSFMASLAGAGLIAGQHRAFADTWPSRPTNIVVPFPAGASTDVVARLLADRLRGELGQGFVVENKTGAGGNIAATSVVRAAPDGYTLLFSSSGPLATNKLLYKTLSFDPLTDFTPIALLGDVQGIVAVHPSLPVSSFAELVAYGKANPGKLTFGSPGFGLMGHITGELIQRKAGFQMTHVPYRGSAPLATDLLAGTVNVAIDFIPAYIPHVKSGAIRGLAVTSDQRAPQLPEVPTLSEAGLPEVNATGWFGLVGPKGLPEPVATRLAAITRTYVESAEGREKLAVIGVRARSGDAAALRAAQTQEIARWADVIKAAAISLD; the protein is encoded by the coding sequence ATGGGGCATCAGCTCTCACGCCGCAGTTTCATGGCCTCGCTCGCCGGGGCGGGGCTCATAGCAGGCCAGCATCGGGCATTCGCCGATACCTGGCCGAGCCGCCCGACCAATATCGTCGTTCCCTTCCCGGCCGGCGCCTCGACCGACGTGGTCGCCCGGCTTCTGGCGGACCGGCTGCGCGGCGAATTGGGCCAGGGCTTCGTCGTCGAGAACAAGACCGGTGCCGGCGGCAACATCGCCGCCACCAGCGTCGTGCGGGCAGCGCCGGACGGCTATACGCTGCTGTTCTCCTCCTCGGGGCCGCTCGCGACCAACAAGCTGCTCTACAAGACGCTGTCCTTCGATCCGCTCACCGATTTCACACCGATCGCACTGCTGGGTGATGTCCAGGGCATCGTCGCGGTGCATCCCTCGCTGCCGGTCTCATCCTTTGCGGAGCTTGTCGCCTACGGCAAGGCCAATCCGGGCAAGCTGACCTTCGGCAGCCCCGGCTTCGGGCTGATGGGGCACATCACCGGCGAACTGATCCAGCGCAAAGCCGGCTTCCAGATGACGCATGTGCCCTATCGCGGCTCGGCACCGCTCGCGACCGACCTGCTGGCCGGGACCGTCAACGTCGCCATCGACTTCATCCCGGCCTATATCCCGCACGTCAAAAGCGGCGCGATCCGCGGGCTCGCGGTCACCAGCGACCAGCGGGCGCCGCAACTGCCGGAGGTGCCGACGCTGTCGGAGGCCGGGCTGCCGGAGGTCAATGCGACGGGCTGGTTTGGGCTCGTCGGCCCGAAGGGGCTGCCCGAGCCGGTCGCGACGCGGCTTGCCGCGATCACCCGGACTTATGTCGAAAGCGCGGAGGGGCGTGAGAAGCTCGCTGTGATCGGCGTGCGCGCACGCAGCGGCGATGCGGCAGCGCTCCGGGCCGCCCAGACGCAGGAAATCGCGAGATGGGCTGACGTGATCAAGGCCGCCGCGATCTCGCTCGACTGA
- a CDS encoding DUF6282 family protein — MTSQTVNADARSRQIADLLVGAVDLHCHSGPAAMPRILDHHEAMLDAAEAGFRAVVYKDHFYLGTAHAILLEKLVPDTGVRLFSGIALNNASGGFNPHAVDHAIKIGGKIVWMPTLSAKNHIDVLASGAVKTFPKTAQKMLDPVPLTAFGPNGELLDEVKQILDLIAAGDIILAGGHLSTPELFAVFEEAKARGVKKLLVNHPTYMVNNCSDADIRDLVSLGAVMEHSICMFVEGKSKKFEPPELRRVIEVAGVEKTVLCSDLGLVGSPRPVDGYREIVSHLLDLQFTEAEIKRMTGGHAAELLALDAVA; from the coding sequence ATGACTTCCCAGACTGTGAATGCGGATGCGCGCAGCCGCCAGATCGCCGATCTCCTCGTCGGCGCGGTCGATCTTCACTGCCATAGCGGGCCGGCCGCCATGCCTCGCATCCTCGACCATCACGAGGCGATGCTGGACGCCGCCGAAGCCGGGTTTCGCGCCGTCGTCTACAAGGACCATTTCTACCTCGGCACGGCCCATGCGATCCTGCTCGAGAAGCTCGTGCCGGATACCGGCGTCAGGCTGTTCTCCGGCATCGCGCTCAACAATGCGTCGGGCGGCTTCAACCCGCATGCCGTCGACCATGCCATCAAGATCGGCGGCAAGATCGTCTGGATGCCGACGCTCTCGGCCAAGAATCATATCGACGTGCTCGCCTCGGGTGCGGTGAAGACCTTCCCCAAGACCGCGCAGAAGATGCTCGATCCCGTTCCGCTGACGGCCTTCGGCCCCAACGGCGAGCTCCTCGACGAGGTCAAGCAGATCCTCGACCTGATCGCAGCCGGCGACATCATCCTCGCCGGCGGCCACCTCTCGACGCCCGAGCTCTTCGCCGTGTTCGAGGAGGCCAAGGCTCGCGGCGTCAAGAAGCTGCTCGTCAACCACCCGACCTACATGGTCAACAACTGCAGCGATGCGGATATCCGCGACCTCGTCTCGCTCGGCGCGGTGATGGAGCATTCGATCTGCATGTTCGTCGAGGGCAAGTCGAAGAAGTTCGAGCCGCCGGAGCTGCGCCGCGTGATCGAGGTCGCCGGTGTCGAGAAGACAGTGTTGTGCTCCGACCTCGGTCTCGTCGGCTCGCCGCGACCGGTCGACGGCTATCGCGAGATCGTCAGCCATCTGCTCGACCTGCAGTTCACGGAAGCCGAAATTAAGCGGATGACCGGCGGCCATGCGGCCGAACTGCTCGCGCTCGACGCTGTGGCATAA
- a CDS encoding aldolase/citrate lyase family protein translates to MQAPAPNSFRQRLLSGAFLAGSFIKTPTAHATEILGNSGFDFVVIDQEHAPFDRNATDIALLAARAAGIAGIIRVPTLAADAILSALDCGAVGILAPHIATVADAEALVAACRYRGGRRGFSGVTRAGRYGGMKMWDLVDAADAAVATIAMIEDPSAIERINAILAVEGLDAVFIGRGDLTVAFGAPNRDAPIVRDAVDAIFRAAKAAGKPICVMTDNGEESAAFAERGASAFILSSDQGFLRKAATDALSQMQAARGRVEAAGAR, encoded by the coding sequence ATGCAGGCTCCCGCACCCAACAGCTTCCGCCAGCGCCTTCTCAGCGGCGCCTTCCTGGCCGGCAGCTTCATCAAGACACCGACCGCTCACGCCACCGAAATCCTTGGCAACAGCGGCTTCGACTTCGTCGTCATCGACCAGGAACACGCGCCCTTCGACCGCAACGCGACCGATATCGCCTTGCTGGCTGCGCGGGCAGCCGGCATCGCCGGCATCATCCGTGTGCCTACACTCGCGGCCGACGCCATCCTGTCGGCGCTCGATTGCGGCGCCGTCGGCATCCTCGCTCCCCATATCGCGACCGTGGCCGATGCCGAGGCGCTGGTCGCCGCCTGCCGCTACCGCGGCGGCCGGCGCGGCTTCTCCGGCGTCACCCGCGCCGGCCGCTATGGCGGGATGAAGATGTGGGACCTCGTCGATGCGGCCGACGCCGCCGTCGCCACCATCGCCATGATCGAGGACCCGTCGGCGATCGAGCGGATCAACGCGATCCTCGCGGTCGAAGGGCTTGATGCCGTCTTCATCGGCCGTGGCGATCTCACCGTCGCCTTCGGCGCGCCCAATCGCGACGCCCCGATCGTCCGCGACGCGGTGGATGCGATCTTCCGAGCCGCGAAGGCGGCCGGCAAACCGATCTGCGTGATGACCGACAATGGCGAGGAATCCGCCGCCTTCGCCGAGCGTGGCGCCAGCGCCTTCATCCTCTCGTCCGATCAGGGGTTCCTGCGCAAGGCCGCGACGGATGCCCTCTCACAGATGCAGGCAGCCAGGGGCCGGGTCGAAGCGGCCGGCGCGCGATAG
- a CDS encoding amino acid ABC transporter substrate-binding protein: MKKRLLLIAGLLAASALPAAAGSLENVRNRGELVCGVSPGVAGFSVPDEKGRWGGFDVDICRAVAAAVLGDAGKVRYTPLSPKDRFVALQTGEIDMLSRQATWTLGRDTQMGLRYVGVAYYDGQGFMVRKSQNIASAKELNGASVCVPTGTTTELNIADYFRAQGMKYEGVAFEAGDQVAKAFESGRCDVFSNDISALSAYRLKLVNPAEYVILPELISKEPLGPVVRQGDEAWTSIVRWSLYAMVAAEELGITAANADEQKRTGSPEAQRLLGGNGNFGESMGLKPDWALQIVKQVGNYGEVYERNVGTGSKLGIGRGLNKLWTAGGLQYAPPVR; encoded by the coding sequence ATGAAGAAGCGCCTCCTGCTGATTGCCGGCCTCCTGGCCGCCTCCGCCTTGCCTGCCGCGGCCGGTTCGCTCGAAAACGTCAGGAATCGCGGCGAGCTGGTCTGCGGCGTCAGCCCGGGCGTGGCGGGCTTCTCCGTCCCCGACGAGAAGGGGCGCTGGGGCGGCTTCGACGTCGATATCTGCCGCGCGGTCGCGGCGGCCGTCCTCGGCGATGCCGGGAAAGTGCGTTACACGCCGCTCAGCCCGAAGGACCGCTTCGTCGCGCTGCAGACCGGCGAGATCGACATGCTGTCCCGGCAGGCGACCTGGACCCTCGGGCGCGATACGCAGATGGGCCTGCGCTATGTCGGTGTCGCCTATTACGACGGGCAGGGCTTCATGGTCCGCAAGTCGCAGAACATCGCTTCGGCCAAGGAGCTGAATGGTGCGTCCGTCTGCGTGCCGACCGGAACCACGACGGAGCTCAACATCGCCGATTATTTCCGGGCGCAGGGCATGAAATACGAGGGCGTCGCCTTCGAGGCCGGCGATCAGGTTGCCAAGGCCTTCGAATCCGGCCGCTGCGACGTGTTCAGCAACGACATCTCCGCGCTCTCCGCCTATCGGCTCAAGCTGGTCAACCCGGCCGAATACGTCATCCTGCCGGAGCTGATCTCGAAGGAGCCGCTCGGCCCGGTCGTGCGGCAGGGCGATGAAGCCTGGACCAGCATCGTCCGTTGGTCGCTCTACGCCATGGTCGCGGCCGAAGAGCTCGGCATCACCGCCGCCAATGCCGATGAGCAGAAGCGTACCGGCTCGCCCGAGGCGCAGCGGCTGCTCGGAGGCAACGGCAATTTCGGCGAGTCGATGGGGCTGAAGCCGGACTGGGCCCTGCAGATCGTCAAGCAGGTCGGCAATTACGGCGAGGTCTATGAGCGCAATGTCGGCACCGGCTCGAAGCTCGGCATCGGGCGTGGCCTGAACAAGCTCTGGACCGCCGGCGGCCTGCAATACGCTCCTCCAGTGCGCTGA